A window of Mangifera indica cultivar Alphonso chromosome 13, CATAS_Mindica_2.1, whole genome shotgun sequence contains these coding sequences:
- the LOC123194121 gene encoding immediate early response 3-interacting protein 1-like produces MGFWTLLEGFLLLANALAIINEDRFLAPRGWSFSEFSVGQTKSLKGQIIGLIYATQYLRVPLILLNAICIVVKLVSG; encoded by the coding sequence ATGGGTTTTTGGACACTGCTGGAGGGTTTTCTACTTCTTGCAAATGCATTAGCAATAATAAATGAAGACCGTTTCCTTGCACCTAGAGGATGGAGTTTCTCAGAATTTTCTGTGGGGCAGACAAAGTCATTAAAGGGACAGATCATAGGTCTCATTTATGCAACCCAGTATTTGAGAGTTCCTCTTATACTCCTCAATGCAATCTGTATTGTTGTAAAATTGGTATCTGGGTGA